From one Candidatus Cloacimonadota bacterium genomic stretch:
- a CDS encoding 2-hydroxyacyl-CoA dehydratase — MKSKRIGFTTSFPVEVLFAAGHRPVDLNNIFVEGDSAAHVRKAELKGFPRTICAWIKGNYDAALSSDLDEVIGIVQGDCSNGASLTAMLAEAGLPVWHFSFPQERTREALDTELSKLEAHFEVSRDAVMKVKRRLDAIRAKLKTLDEWTWCERLVTGRENHIWLVNSSDFRGDPDRFEEELDTFLGEAANRDPIPTKLRCAYLGVPPIYRDIYDRIAQQGADVLFNEVQRQFAMPSLLPDIIDQYLVYTYPYSVFQRLEDILPQLSQRRIDVVISYTQSFCHLQIDNILLKKRIDLPFLTLEGDQPETLDSRTLLRLESFFEVHG; from the coding sequence ATGAAGAGTAAGCGGATCGGCTTCACCACCTCTTTCCCCGTGGAAGTGTTGTTCGCGGCCGGACACAGGCCGGTGGACCTGAACAACATCTTTGTGGAGGGCGATTCCGCCGCGCATGTCCGCAAAGCAGAACTGAAGGGATTTCCGCGCACCATCTGCGCTTGGATCAAGGGCAACTACGATGCCGCTCTCAGCTCCGATCTGGACGAAGTGATCGGCATCGTGCAGGGCGATTGTTCAAACGGCGCTTCGCTCACCGCGATGCTGGCTGAAGCCGGCCTGCCGGTCTGGCATTTTTCCTTTCCGCAGGAACGCACGCGCGAGGCCCTGGATACCGAGCTAAGCAAGCTGGAAGCGCACTTTGAAGTGAGCCGGGATGCGGTGATGAAGGTCAAACGGCGATTGGACGCCATTCGCGCCAAACTGAAAACCCTGGATGAATGGACCTGGTGCGAACGCCTTGTGACTGGCAGGGAAAACCACATCTGGCTGGTTAATTCCTCCGATTTTAGGGGCGATCCCGACCGCTTCGAGGAAGAGCTCGACACCTTTTTAGGCGAGGCCGCCAACCGCGACCCCATCCCCACAAAACTTCGCTGCGCCTATCTGGGCGTGCCTCCCATCTACCGCGACATCTACGACAGGATCGCGCAGCAGGGTGCGGATGTGCTCTTCAACGAGGTGCAGCGCCAGTTCGCCATGCCTTCGCTGCTGCCTGACATCATCGACCAATACCTCGTTTATACCTATCCCTACAGCGTTTTCCAGCGCCTGGAGGACATCCTCCCCCAGCTCAGCCAACGCCGCATCGACGTCGTGATCAGCTACACGCAGTCTTTTTGCCATCTGCAGATCGACAACATTCTGCTGAAAAAACGCATCGACCTGCCTTTCCTCACCCTCGAGGGTGATCAACCGGAGACGCTGGACAGCAGGACTTTGCTGCGTTTGGAGAGTTTCTTCGAGGTGCATGGATGA
- the mnmA gene encoding tRNA 2-thiouridine(34) synthase MnmA, giving the protein MKRVLLAMSGGIDSAVSAVLLQDQGYEVLGATMRLRGAEGGRYGIHSGCFGPREPLNRQMLERVGEQLRIQILEADLSQSFENEVLNYYRATYLQGRTPNPCVVCNQRLKFGLLPLALRNQGVEFDFYATGHYARTRFSKENGRWQLLKGRDALKDQSYFLCLLSSNQLSTTLFPLGELTKAEVRETARKRGLDFLLSQAESQDFLSEEDHPRLFAGAQIKAGDMIDPEGKVVGRHRGLIHYTIGQRRHLGLSGRPEPWYVIGFDTCRNSLRVGPQSFLYKDKLTVSSVNWVSAPPLSATSRAETKIRFAHKPAPGTLRPLPDGSVEVTFDTPQMSVTPGQFAVFHDGDILLGGGVIL; this is encoded by the coding sequence ATGAAGCGGGTGCTGCTGGCCATGAGCGGCGGCATCGATTCCGCCGTGAGCGCCGTCTTGCTGCAGGACCAGGGCTATGAGGTGCTGGGCGCAACGATGCGCCTGCGCGGCGCGGAGGGAGGCCGCTACGGCATTCACAGTGGTTGTTTCGGCCCCCGGGAACCGCTCAACCGGCAAATGCTGGAACGGGTGGGTGAACAACTCCGCATTCAGATCCTGGAAGCAGACCTCAGCCAGTCCTTCGAAAACGAGGTCCTGAACTACTACCGCGCCACCTATCTGCAGGGCCGCACTCCCAATCCCTGCGTGGTTTGCAACCAGAGATTGAAATTTGGCCTGCTGCCCCTGGCGCTGAGAAACCAAGGCGTGGAGTTTGACTTTTACGCCACCGGCCACTACGCCAGAACCCGCTTCAGTAAAGAAAACGGACGCTGGCAGCTGCTCAAAGGCCGCGATGCCCTCAAAGACCAGTCCTATTTCCTCTGTCTGCTGTCTTCAAACCAGCTCTCCACCACGCTTTTTCCCCTGGGTGAACTCACCAAGGCAGAGGTGCGGGAAACAGCCCGTAAACGCGGACTGGATTTTCTGCTCAGCCAAGCCGAAAGCCAGGATTTCCTAAGCGAGGAGGACCATCCCCGCCTGTTTGCGGGTGCGCAGATCAAAGCAGGAGACATGATCGATCCCGAGGGCAAAGTGGTGGGACGGCACCGCGGCCTGATCCACTACACGATCGGCCAGCGCAGGCATCTGGGTCTCAGCGGCAGGCCCGAGCCCTGGTATGTGATCGGCTTTGATACCTGCCGCAATAGCTTGCGGGTGGGCCCGCAAAGCTTTCTCTATAAAGACAAACTCACAGTTTCCAGCGTCAACTGGGTTTCGGCCCCGCCCCTCAGCGCCACCAGCCGCGCCGAAACAAAGATCCGCTTTGCCCACAAACCCGCGCCCGGTACACTCAGACCACTGCCGGACGGCTCGGTCGAAGTGACCTTCGACACCCCCCAAATGTCCGTAACCCCCGGCCAGTTCGCCGTTTTCCATGATGGCGACATCCTCTTGGGAGGGGGCGTGATCCTCTGA
- a CDS encoding phosphoribosylaminoimidazolesuccinocarboxamide synthase, translating into MYDQIDNLDIVISSHQGKVRDIHDLGDKLLIVTSDRISAFDVVFPDPLPGKGVILNQIAAHIFKTTSQIVPNHFITDRVEDFPPEFASYKSWLEGRSMLVQKLRVIPVECIVRGYISGSAWSEYQQSRSIGGRPIDEDLRESQKFAQPMFTPSTKASSGHDVNISFEQMKQRMDPAIAEFIQAKSLELYHWAHAKLLDKGIVLADTKFEFGAFGNQIILADEALTPDSSRFWDLSLYEVGKSPASFDKQIVRDHLLSSGWNKQPPAPRLPEDIVQKALDKYRQIRDLIIGDDQCQK; encoded by the coding sequence ATGTACGATCAAATAGATAATTTGGATATTGTGATCAGCAGCCATCAAGGCAAGGTGCGCGACATTCACGACCTCGGCGACAAACTGCTGATCGTTACCAGCGACCGCATTTCCGCCTTCGACGTGGTTTTCCCCGATCCCCTGCCCGGCAAGGGCGTGATCCTCAACCAGATCGCGGCGCACATCTTCAAAACCACCTCGCAAATCGTTCCCAACCACTTCATCACCGACCGGGTGGAAGACTTTCCGCCTGAATTTGCATCCTATAAGAGCTGGCTGGAAGGGCGCAGCATGCTGGTGCAGAAACTGCGGGTGATCCCTGTGGAATGCATCGTGCGCGGATACATCAGCGGCTCCGCCTGGAGCGAATACCAGCAGTCACGCAGCATCGGCGGCAGGCCCATCGACGAAGACCTGCGCGAAAGCCAGAAATTTGCCCAACCGATGTTCACGCCATCGACCAAGGCCTCATCCGGCCACGATGTGAACATCAGCTTCGAGCAGATGAAGCAGCGTATGGATCCCGCCATCGCTGAATTCATCCAGGCAAAATCACTCGAACTCTATCACTGGGCCCATGCGAAATTGCTGGACAAAGGCATTGTGCTGGCCGACACCAAATTCGAGTTCGGCGCCTTCGGCAACCAGATAATCCTGGCTGATGAGGCCCTGACACCAGATTCATCGCGCTTTTGGGACCTCTCGCTGTATGAAGTTGGCAAAAGCCCCGCCAGCTTCGACAAGCAGATCGTGCGCGATCACCTCCTTAGCAGCGGCTGGAACAAACAGCCCCCCGCGCCGCGTCTGCCGGAAGACATCGTGCAAAAAGCGCTGGACAAATACCGGCAGATTCGCGACCTGATCATCGGAGACGATCAATGCCAAAAATAA
- a CDS encoding response regulator, which translates to MPKIICIVDDEESLIVDLKLELEALRPAWKVMGFSNGLDALREIIAGGIDLVITDIAMPDMDGYELFWRIKDHAPGLPVIMMTGFGYDPNHVLVRAKTDGLQDILFKPFDIAKLIALIESKLEPER; encoded by the coding sequence ATGCCAAAAATAATCTGCATTGTGGACGACGAAGAAAGCCTCATCGTTGATCTGAAGCTGGAGCTCGAGGCGCTTCGCCCCGCCTGGAAAGTGATGGGGTTCAGCAACGGCCTGGACGCCCTTAGAGAGATCATTGCCGGTGGCATCGACCTCGTGATCACCGACATCGCCATGCCGGACATGGACGGCTATGAGCTGTTCTGGCGAATCAAGGACCACGCTCCCGGCCTGCCCGTGATCATGATGACAGGCTTCGGCTACGACCCCAATCACGTGCTGGTGCGGGCCAAAACCGACGGCCTGCAGGACATTCTGTTCAAACCCTTCGACATCGCCAAACTGATCGCGCTGATCGAAAGCAAACTTGAGCCGGAAAGGTGA